A stretch of the Thermus thermophilus genome encodes the following:
- a CDS encoding anti-sigma factor domain-containing protein — MSPEEVRELLPLYALGALTPEERARVEEALKRYPELWTEAKALLETAAELAAGLPQEPLPSGLEERVLRRIRPRRLSLLPLLARAAAVLAFLLVGYGAYFGLSWTLSLGAPATRVYALVGPQGGVVGHAVVRQDGRALVVLGALPPQGRVYQAWGLGKGDPVPLPTFRLPLKVVRLPEGAQALAVSLEPPGGSQRPTEILGLPKL; from the coding sequence GTGAGCCCTGAAGAGGTCCGGGAACTCCTCCCCCTTTACGCCTTGGGGGCCCTCACCCCCGAGGAGCGGGCCCGGGTGGAGGAGGCCCTAAAGCGCTACCCCGAGCTCTGGACCGAGGCCAAGGCCCTTCTGGAGACGGCGGCGGAGCTCGCCGCGGGCCTTCCTCAGGAACCTTTGCCCTCAGGGCTCGAGGAGCGGGTCCTCCGCCGCATCCGCCCAAGGCGCCTTTCCCTTCTCCCCCTCCTCGCCCGGGCAGCCGCGGTCCTGGCCTTCCTCCTCGTGGGCTACGGGGCCTACTTCGGCCTCTCCTGGACCTTGAGCCTAGGGGCGCCCGCCACCCGGGTCTACGCCCTGGTGGGCCCCCAAGGGGGGGTGGTGGGGCATGCGGTGGTGCGCCAGGACGGGCGGGCCCTGGTGGTCCTGGGGGCCCTGCCCCCCCAAGGGCGGGTTTACCAAGCCTGGGGATTGGGGAAGGGCGATCCTGTACCCTTGCCCACCTTTCGCCTCCCCCTTAAGGTGGTGCGCTTGCCCGAGGGGGCCCAGGCCCTGGCGGTTTCCCTCGAGCCCCCGGGGGGAAGCCAAAGGCCCACGGAGATCCTAGGCTTGCCCAAGCTCTAG
- a CDS encoding Rieske 2Fe-2S domain-containing protein, which translates to MKRRDLFFYLPVAVAGGFFAWFGVRTYNLRFRPRPEVGAPTWKAGPKVAVARLGELGVWQAKPFLYPLPLGELKAFLLRLPEPAPGGLSVGEEHYLALSRICTHQGCTVNLVPDPEAASLLYNFRYERPFLGCPCHFGAFDPLLGGKAVYGPPRFPLPRLRLEAEGETLYATGHEVPLRPMEGG; encoded by the coding sequence ATGAAGCGGCGCGACCTCTTCTTCTACCTTCCCGTGGCGGTGGCCGGGGGGTTTTTCGCCTGGTTCGGGGTGCGCACCTACAACCTCCGCTTCCGCCCCCGGCCCGAGGTGGGGGCGCCCACCTGGAAGGCGGGGCCCAAGGTGGCCGTGGCCCGGCTTGGGGAGCTTGGGGTGTGGCAGGCGAAGCCCTTCCTCTACCCCCTTCCCTTGGGGGAGCTTAAGGCCTTCCTCCTCCGCCTGCCCGAGCCCGCCCCCGGGGGGCTTTCCGTGGGGGAGGAGCACTACCTGGCCTTAAGCCGCATCTGCACCCACCAGGGGTGCACGGTGAACCTCGTCCCCGACCCCGAGGCGGCCTCCCTCCTCTACAACTTCCGCTACGAGCGGCCCTTTCTGGGCTGTCCTTGCCACTTCGGGGCCTTTGACCCCCTGCTTGGGGGGAAGGCCGTCTACGGCCCCCCTCGGTTTCCCTTGCCCCGCCTGCGCCTCGAGGCGGAAGGGGAGACCCTCTACGCCACCGGGCACGAGGTGCCCCTAAGGCCCATGGAAGGCGGGTGA
- a CDS encoding ferritin-like domain-containing protein, which translates to MRKTVLEARLSRREALRRAGALGAGAVLGGAVTACTTTAQTPNLDVAVLNFALNLEYLEGLFYLAATGRLSELNQVGGNAQIVLPPGFDGTSPVPGLTGDLLALANEIADDEKAHVLFLRQALGSQAVNRPVIDFYNSFNAIRSGFNPFNDPISFFVGAFVFEDVGVTAYNGAAPLITDKQNVLAPAAGILATEAYHAGAIRRYLIEVRNQPVPGTGLTVEQLANAISNARNTLAGGGDQGLTVMGTPNNVAADQNGVAFSRTTDGVLKIVYLNAQKQPGGFFPQGLNGQIK; encoded by the coding sequence ATGCGCAAGACGGTTTTGGAGGCGCGCTTGAGCCGTAGGGAGGCCCTGAGGCGGGCCGGGGCTCTGGGGGCGGGGGCGGTTTTGGGCGGGGCGGTCACCGCCTGCACCACCACCGCCCAGACCCCCAACCTGGACGTGGCTGTCCTCAACTTTGCCCTGAACCTGGAGTACCTGGAGGGCCTCTTCTACCTGGCGGCCACCGGCCGGCTAAGCGAGCTCAACCAGGTGGGGGGCAACGCCCAGATCGTCCTTCCCCCGGGCTTTGACGGCACGAGCCCGGTTCCGGGGCTTACGGGGGACCTCCTGGCCCTGGCCAACGAGATCGCCGACGACGAGAAGGCCCACGTCCTCTTCCTCCGCCAGGCCCTGGGCAGCCAGGCGGTGAACCGGCCCGTCATTGACTTCTACAACTCCTTCAACGCCATCAGGAGCGGCTTCAACCCCTTCAACGACCCCATCTCCTTCTTCGTGGGGGCCTTTGTCTTTGAGGACGTGGGGGTCACCGCCTACAACGGGGCCGCGCCCCTCATCACCGACAAGCAGAACGTCCTGGCCCCTGCGGCGGGGATCCTGGCCACGGAGGCCTACCACGCCGGGGCCATCCGCCGCTACCTCATTGAGGTCCGCAACCAGCCCGTCCCGGGCACGGGCCTCACGGTGGAGCAGCTGGCCAACGCCATCAGCAACGCCCGGAACACCCTGGCGGGCGGCGGCGACCAGGGCCTCACCGTGATGGGCACCCCCAACAACGTGGCTGCGGACCAAAACGGCGTGGCCTTCAGCCGCACCACGGACGGGGTCCTGAAGATCGTTTACCTCAACGCCCAGAAGCAGCCCGGCGGCTTCTTCCCTCAGGGCCTGAACGGGCAGATCAAGTAG
- a CDS encoding IS4 family transposase: protein MPPTTPLSQVITLWVHKVFASLRKTIRSNLALFLSTLLTTPLDPTLSDLARRTPLPTLAQSRLNRLWRFLHHPTLQDPWALTEALLPLLVPRFPKDRPLPLIVDWTFTEDGRHQALVAALPLKGRALVVAFALHPLSPFPSQNRVEEEFLHRLGRAVQDLGYTPLFLLDRGFDRVSLMRKLQGWGMGFLIRLRQNREVEPQGGKRLPLKEGYRRVVHPLREEVRLFGHGGEGVEVTLLVYPGGRDPWYLAYSGPFGGEPPYGWRMWIEEGFRDLKGQGFGLDRHRLRTGASLRGWLWLLALGMALLVLLGARLQGREWLPRLLAHPERQSLFRLGRIALAQGPPPWREAVVEELVRLLQELGGGK from the coding sequence GTGCCGCCCACCACCCCCCTTTCCCAAGTTATCACCCTCTGGGTCCATAAGGTCTTCGCCTCCCTCAGGAAAACCATCCGCTCCAACCTCGCCCTCTTCCTGTCCACCCTCCTCACTACCCCCCTGGACCCCACCCTCTCCGACCTCGCCCGCAGAACCCCCCTCCCCACCCTGGCCCAAAGCCGCCTCAATCGCCTCTGGCGCTTCCTCCATCACCCCACCCTGCAAGACCCCTGGGCCCTCACCGAAGCCCTCCTCCCCCTCCTCGTCCCTCGTTTCCCCAAAGACCGCCCCCTCCCCCTCATCGTGGACTGGACCTTCACAGAGGACGGTAGGCACCAAGCCCTGGTGGCCGCCCTTCCCCTCAAGGGAAGGGCCCTGGTGGTGGCCTTCGCTCTTCACCCCCTCTCCCCTTTCCCCAGTCAAAACCGGGTGGAGGAGGAGTTCCTCCACCGCCTGGGCCGCGCCGTCCAGGACCTGGGATATACCCCCCTCTTCCTCCTGGACCGCGGCTTTGACCGGGTCTCCCTGATGCGAAAGCTCCAGGGGTGGGGCATGGGCTTCCTCATCCGCCTGCGGCAGAACCGGGAGGTGGAACCCCAAGGGGGGAAGCGCCTTCCCCTGAAGGAGGGCTACCGGCGTGTGGTCCACCCCCTGCGGGAGGAGGTCCGCCTTTTCGGACACGGTGGGGAGGGGGTAGAAGTCACCCTCCTGGTGTACCCAGGGGGTCGGGATCCCTGGTATCTGGCCTATTCGGGCCCTTTTGGGGGGGAGCCGCCCTATGGGTGGCGGATGTGGATTGAAGAGGGGTTTAGGGACCTGAAGGGGCAGGGGTTTGGGCTGGACCGCCATCGGCTGCGGACGGGGGCGAGCCTCAGGGGGTGGTTATGGCTTCTGGCCTTGGGGATGGCGCTCTTGGTCCTTCTGGGGGCGCGCTTGCAGGGCAGGGAATGGCTTCCCCGGCTTCTGGCCCATCCCGAGCGGCAAAGCCTCTTCCGTCTGGGCCGGATCGCCCTGGCCCAGGGGCCCCCGCCTTGGAGGGAAGCAGTGGTGGAGGAGCTGGTCAGGTTGCTTCAGGAACTGGGGGGAGGAAAGTGA
- a CDS encoding carboxymuconolactone decarboxylase family protein yields the protein MGETEREIVEELGFGMVPNAFAWAREVPEVQTALWKAFRHVVLKGILPRTVKEMMGVVASRRAGSEYAARVHLHALMVQGVEAPLLEALERGEVPEGLPPKVAALLRFAHEAALDPGRPELLRPLREAGLSEAEVKEAVATLALFRMVNAWTDLLAIPVDGV from the coding sequence ATGGGGGAGACCGAACGGGAGATCGTGGAAGAGCTGGGCTTCGGGATGGTGCCCAACGCCTTCGCCTGGGCCCGCGAGGTGCCGGAGGTCCAGACCGCCCTCTGGAAGGCCTTTCGCCACGTGGTCCTAAAGGGGATTCTCCCGAGGACGGTCAAGGAGATGATGGGGGTGGTGGCCTCGAGGCGGGCGGGCTCCGAGTACGCGGCCCGGGTCCACCTGCACGCCCTCATGGTCCAGGGGGTGGAGGCCCCCCTCCTCGAGGCCCTGGAGCGGGGAGAGGTCCCGGAGGGCCTCCCCCCCAAGGTGGCCGCCCTCCTCCGCTTCGCCCACGAGGCGGCCTTGGACCCCGGGAGGCCCGAGCTTCTCCGGCCCCTCCGGGAGGCCGGGCTCAGCGAGGCCGAGGTGAAGGAGGCCGTGGCCACCTTGGCCCTTTTCCGGATGGTGAACGCGTGGACCGACCTTCTGGCCATTCCGGTGGACGGGGTGTAG
- a CDS encoding ferritin-like domain-containing protein: protein MVFLREAKTLWTQRVITWERGVVGGTPYLPPSSLPLSSPSPQSDESSVLRLLETLEEAFVGAYLGALPFLEGEALRLAGAILGVEAGHRVLVRQARLAFQDPLLRPPFVANDRALERALLPQEAQEALKPYLP from the coding sequence ATGGTTTTCCTGAGGGAGGCGAAGACCTTATGGACCCAGAGGGTGATAACTTGGGAAAGGGGGGTGGTGGGCGGCACACCTTACTTACCCCCCTCTTCTCTTCCCTTGTCAAGCCCCAGCCCTCAAAGTGATGAGAGCTCAGTTCTCCGCCTCCTGGAAACCCTGGAGGAGGCCTTCGTAGGCGCCTACCTAGGGGCTTTGCCCTTTTTAGAAGGCGAAGCCTTGCGTCTGGCGGGGGCCATCTTGGGGGTGGAGGCGGGGCACCGCGTCCTGGTGCGCCAGGCCCGCCTAGCGTTCCAAGACCCCCTGCTCCGCCCTCCCTTTGTGGCCAACGACCGGGCCCTGGAGCGGGCACTCCTCCCCCAAGAGGCCCAGGAAGCCCTGAAGCCCTACCTGCCCTAG
- a CDS encoding c-type cytochrome: MTATLLFLALFLLGLLLALRPLLGPREPFPEPPRREELLRELEVLKEEVEALEGEERKRALARMVEVERLLEGYRPPAPRPFNPWPVALVLGAVVLLGVGLWRYTLPRLPGETTVTQRQEARELKALADKAKRTGEVEDLLAWGRKAYELQALDQAAEAYLEVLKKDPRNVEAVRRVGILLFMGGRPEEARIFLEIAQHADPKAAEGWLFLGNLYFQEGRMQEAIAAWERYLEAGGEAKERVEALIAMAKAQAQGGKDGKSVYEARCAACHGLQGEGGVGPRLKGNPILKAPEAVREIVLKGRGTMPAVPLSEEELGALLDYLGSL, translated from the coding sequence ATGACGGCCACCCTGCTCTTTCTCGCCCTCTTCCTCCTCGGCCTCCTCCTCGCCCTAAGGCCCCTCCTCGGCCCCAGGGAGCCCTTCCCCGAGCCGCCTAGGCGGGAGGAGCTTCTGCGGGAGCTGGAGGTCCTCAAGGAGGAGGTGGAGGCCCTGGAGGGGGAGGAAAGGAAGCGGGCCCTCGCCCGCATGGTGGAGGTGGAAAGGCTTTTGGAGGGCTACCGCCCCCCCGCTCCCCGCCCCTTCAACCCCTGGCCCGTGGCCCTGGTCCTGGGGGCCGTGGTCCTCCTCGGGGTAGGCCTTTGGCGCTACACCCTCCCCCGCCTCCCCGGGGAGACCACGGTGACCCAGCGCCAGGAGGCCCGGGAGCTCAAGGCCCTGGCGGACAAGGCCAAGCGCACGGGGGAGGTGGAAGACCTTTTGGCTTGGGGGCGGAAGGCCTACGAGCTCCAGGCCCTTGACCAGGCTGCCGAGGCCTACCTGGAGGTCCTCAAGAAGGACCCCAGGAACGTGGAGGCGGTGCGCCGGGTGGGGATCCTCCTCTTCATGGGGGGAAGGCCGGAGGAGGCGAGGATTTTCCTGGAGATCGCCCAGCACGCCGACCCCAAGGCCGCGGAGGGGTGGCTTTTCCTGGGGAACCTCTACTTCCAGGAGGGGAGGATGCAGGAGGCCATCGCCGCCTGGGAGAGGTACCTGGAGGCCGGGGGCGAGGCCAAGGAGCGGGTGGAGGCCCTCATCGCCATGGCCAAAGCCCAAGCCCAAGGGGGAAAGGACGGGAAGAGCGTCTACGAGGCCCGCTGCGCCGCCTGCCACGGCCTCCAGGGGGAAGGGGGCGTGGGCCCGAGGCTTAAGGGGAACCCCATCCTAAAGGCCCCGGAGGCGGTGCGGGAGATCGTCTTAAAGGGCCGGGGGACGATGCCCGCCGTTCCCCTCTCCGAGGAGGAGCTTGGGGCCCTCTTGGACTACCTGGGAAGCCTCTAG
- a CDS encoding peroxiredoxin-like family protein — translation MVRTLTRETTPRELLSFFARHRHAGRLTLHFAPGLGLTLELAEGRLVALGGPLVPRVGRVLEALGLQALAGALAQGARLSALPGGEEAQRLRFLVALSPFWDRPTSFSFRPLDLPPLGPRLGRLLEEIEAHAHPPGPPMDPLARFAIPEDLGPAGGRLLSLEPEELRFLGLFATGTPLALAAVRGLYPWGAFVPRVRALEALGLLGEAFRPGPALRPGDPAPPFTLEALDGRIFSLGERRGQKTLLAFFRHGGCPFCNRRVHELKALYPELRALGVEVVGIFGSPLETLRTRVGRQHPPFPILADPDDRVHALYRTRNSLWGLLDPKALPYYLEGLRLGIPHGSTDGELFRMPAEFLIGEDLRIARAHYGKNGADRLPLEEVRAWAQSGPTGVSS, via the coding sequence ATGGTCCGGACCTTGACTCGGGAAACCACGCCGAGGGAGCTCCTCTCCTTTTTCGCCCGCCACCGGCATGCCGGCCGGCTTACCCTGCACTTTGCCCCGGGGCTCGGCCTCACCCTGGAGCTTGCCGAGGGAAGGCTTGTCGCTTTGGGCGGGCCCCTGGTACCCCGGGTGGGGCGGGTCCTCGAGGCCCTTGGGCTTCAGGCCCTCGCCGGGGCGCTCGCCCAAGGCGCCCGCCTCTCCGCCCTGCCCGGGGGGGAGGAGGCGCAGCGGCTCCGCTTCCTCGTGGCCTTAAGCCCCTTCTGGGACCGCCCCACCTCCTTTAGCTTCCGCCCCCTGGACCTTCCCCCCTTGGGTCCCCGCTTAGGCCGCCTCCTGGAGGAGATAGAAGCCCACGCCCATCCCCCGGGCCCCCCCATGGACCCCCTGGCCCGCTTCGCCATCCCGGAGGACCTGGGCCCTGCGGGCGGCCGGCTTTTGTCCCTGGAGCCGGAGGAGCTGCGCTTCCTAGGCCTTTTCGCCACCGGCACGCCCCTCGCCCTAGCCGCAGTCCGGGGACTTTACCCCTGGGGCGCCTTCGTGCCCCGGGTGCGGGCCTTGGAGGCCCTGGGACTTCTGGGGGAGGCCTTCCGTCCTGGGCCCGCTCTCCGCCCGGGGGACCCCGCCCCCCCCTTTACCCTGGAGGCCCTGGACGGCAGGATTTTTAGCCTGGGGGAGAGGCGGGGCCAAAAAACCCTCTTGGCCTTCTTCCGCCACGGGGGATGCCCTTTTTGCAACCGCCGGGTGCACGAGCTTAAAGCCCTCTACCCCGAGCTTCGGGCCCTAGGGGTGGAAGTGGTGGGGATCTTCGGCTCCCCCCTAGAAACCCTAAGAACGCGGGTGGGGCGGCAGCATCCCCCCTTCCCCATCCTGGCCGACCCGGACGATCGGGTGCACGCCCTCTACCGCACCCGCAACTCCCTGTGGGGGCTATTGGACCCAAAGGCCCTTCCCTATTACCTCGAGGGCCTCCGCCTAGGTATTCCCCACGGTTCCACGGACGGGGAGCTCTTTCGGATGCCCGCCGAGTTCCTCATCGGCGAAGACCTGCGCATCGCCCGGGCCCATTACGGGAAAAACGGGGCCGACCGGCTACCCCTTGAGGAGGTGAGGGCATGGGCGCAATCGGGCCCTACCGGCGTTTCCTCCTAA
- a CDS encoding GGDEF domain-containing protein, which produces MPQAMGQESLLLRLLLLHEVTAGFSEPPFLEVLAQAERGVEWVFPGARLLALLPEEVRGLPGRGLGRFRGLLGYGAYFPGPPLPLYLFLDHPGVERPEELRLAALFMEHLLAALRGAGYRDELERQARTDWLTGLGNRRALERALREGLARGEVLMVLDLDGLKALNDREGHLAGDALLRQLGACLQGLARSHGGRAFRLGGDEFALILPERALGEARRALEAFPVSLGVARAEEGQGQDLLALADLRMYEEKRRKKGD; this is translated from the coding sequence GTGCCGCAGGCTATGGGCCAGGAGTCCCTCCTCCTCCGCCTTCTCCTCCTGCACGAGGTTACGGCGGGCTTCTCCGAGCCCCCCTTTCTGGAGGTGCTGGCCCAGGCGGAGCGGGGGGTGGAGTGGGTCTTCCCCGGGGCCAGGCTGTTGGCCCTGCTTCCCGAGGAGGTGAGGGGCCTCCCCGGTCGGGGCCTGGGGCGCTTCCGGGGGCTTTTGGGGTACGGGGCCTACTTTCCTGGTCCCCCCCTGCCCCTCTACCTCTTCCTGGACCACCCCGGGGTGGAAAGGCCCGAGGAGCTCCGCCTCGCGGCCCTCTTTATGGAGCACCTCCTGGCGGCCCTAAGGGGCGCGGGCTACCGGGACGAGTTGGAGCGCCAGGCCCGCACCGACTGGCTCACGGGCCTGGGCAACCGCCGCGCCCTGGAGCGGGCCCTCCGGGAGGGGCTGGCCCGGGGCGAGGTCCTGATGGTCCTGGACCTGGACGGCCTGAAGGCGCTGAACGACCGCGAGGGGCACCTGGCCGGGGACGCCCTCCTCAGGCAGCTCGGGGCTTGCCTCCAGGGCCTGGCCCGCTCTCACGGGGGGCGGGCCTTTCGCCTCGGGGGGGACGAGTTCGCCCTGATCCTGCCGGAGAGGGCCTTGGGAGAGGCCCGGCGGGCCTTGGAGGCCTTCCCCGTGAGCCTGGGGGTGGCGCGGGCCGAGGAAGGCCAGGGCCAGGACCTTTTGGCCCTGGCGGATCTCAGG
- a CDS encoding ferritin-like domain-containing protein translates to MERILARRQFMRVLTATGLSAAFAGSLLDRASAARGGPSDADILQLALTAEYLAADAYTKSLFGGFQGLVKDYLEAALAQEEAHVKALRDTLSALGVRPVEKPSFAYPVEFLPRNQLAILRLLNALEDAFVGAYLGALPLIQSKDVLKAAGAILGNEAAHRATVRASRILLGDQELPGPRSPADRAFEVAITPEEAQKAVSGFIRK, encoded by the coding sequence ATGGAGCGGATTCTGGCGCGCAGGCAGTTCATGCGGGTGCTCACGGCCACCGGGCTCTCCGCGGCCTTCGCGGGAAGCCTCCTGGACCGGGCCTCGGCGGCCCGCGGGGGGCCCTCGGACGCGGACATCCTCCAGCTTGCCCTCACGGCCGAGTACCTGGCGGCGGACGCCTACACCAAGAGCCTCTTCGGCGGCTTCCAGGGCCTGGTGAAGGACTACCTCGAGGCCGCCCTGGCCCAGGAGGAGGCCCATGTGAAGGCCCTGCGGGACACCTTGAGCGCCCTCGGGGTGAGGCCCGTGGAGAAGCCCAGCTTCGCCTACCCCGTGGAGTTCCTCCCCCGGAACCAGCTCGCCATCCTAAGGCTTTTGAACGCCCTGGAGGACGCCTTCGTGGGGGCCTACCTCGGGGCCCTGCCCCTCATCCAGAGCAAGGACGTCCTCAAGGCCGCCGGGGCCATCCTGGGGAACGAGGCGGCCCACCGGGCCACGGTGCGGGCCTCGCGGATCCTCCTCGGGGACCAGGAGCTCCCCGGGCCCCGCTCCCCCGCGGACCGGGCCTTTGAGGTGGCCATCACCCCGGAGGAGGCGCAGAAGGCGGTTTCGGGATTTATCCGGAAGTGA
- a CDS encoding cytochrome c-type biogenesis protein, with amino-acid sequence MRWVVLLLAFLLPALAQEAPPPDLSPEVFRIARELRCPVCQGESAAESNSGVAAEMRRIIAEMLQEGKTEEEIKAFFVERYGEWILYAPPRRGVTLWVWVLPVLGLLLLGLGLFAYFRPKPLPKELLEEAERRLKEPPR; translated from the coding sequence ATGAGGTGGGTTGTCCTGCTCTTGGCCTTTCTCCTTCCCGCCCTGGCCCAGGAGGCGCCGCCCCCAGACCTCTCCCCGGAGGTCTTCCGCATCGCCCGGGAGCTCCGCTGCCCCGTCTGCCAGGGGGAGTCGGCGGCGGAGAGCAACTCGGGGGTGGCGGCGGAGATGCGGAGGATCATCGCCGAGATGCTTCAGGAGGGGAAGACGGAAGAGGAGATCAAGGCCTTCTTCGTGGAGCGGTACGGGGAGTGGATCCTCTACGCGCCCCCGAGGCGGGGGGTGACCCTTTGGGTCTGGGTGCTCCCCGTCTTGGGGCTTCTCCTCCTCGGCCTTGGCCTCTTCGCCTACTTCCGGCCCAAGCCGCTTCCCAAGGAGCTTTTGGAGGAGGCGGAGCGCCGCCTTAAGGAGCCCCCGAGATGA
- a CDS encoding sigma-70 family RNA polymerase sigma factor, translating into MGLPADSLSDEALLALVARGDEEAFRALFRRYAGSFLALARRMGLDGAGAEDVVQEAMIRVWQKAKEFDPRRGSARAFLLTLGHHAAVDEVRRRAARPLPLEPDPERDEEAFDLPGPGLDEEGHLDRTRLGRALKALSPEEQRVIEVLYYQGYTHREAARLLGVPLGTLKTWARKALLKLKEVLREP; encoded by the coding sequence ATGGGCTTGCCCGCCGATTCCCTCTCCGACGAGGCCCTCCTCGCTTTGGTGGCCCGCGGGGACGAGGAGGCCTTCCGCGCCCTTTTCCGACGCTACGCGGGAAGCTTTCTCGCCTTGGCGCGCAGGATGGGCCTGGATGGGGCGGGGGCCGAGGATGTGGTGCAGGAGGCGATGATAAGGGTCTGGCAGAAGGCCAAGGAGTTTGACCCCAGGCGCGGGAGCGCCCGGGCGTTCCTCCTCACCTTGGGGCACCACGCGGCGGTGGACGAGGTGCGCAGGCGAGCCGCGAGGCCCCTTCCCCTGGAGCCCGATCCCGAGAGGGATGAGGAGGCTTTTGACCTTCCGGGTCCCGGGCTGGACGAGGAGGGCCACTTGGACCGTACCCGCCTTGGCCGGGCACTGAAGGCCCTGTCTCCGGAGGAGCAGCGGGTGATTGAGGTCCTCTACTACCAGGGCTACACCCACCGGGAGGCGGCAAGGCTTCTTGGTGTTCCCTTGGGAACCCTCAAAACCTGGGCCAGGAAGGCCCTCTTGAAGCTCAAGGAGGTGCTCCGTGAGCCCTGA